A region of Myxococcus stipitatus DSM 14675 DNA encodes the following proteins:
- a CDS encoding lmo0937 family membrane protein, translated as MYWTMGMILLVLWCLGLTAGSTEGNWVHLFLLFALGAFVLGVMSRGRRTAVT; from the coding sequence GTGTATTGGACGATGGGGATGATCCTGCTGGTGTTGTGGTGCCTGGGACTGACGGCGGGTTCCACCGAAGGCAACTGGGTTCACCTGTTCCTGCTCTTCGCGCTGGGGGCCTTCGTGCTGGGCGTGATGTCGCGGGGGCGGCGGACGGCGGTGACATGA
- a CDS encoding lytic transglycosylase domain-containing protein has protein sequence MRGLTVAVAAAAMLVSGGAGAFPVQVPVEPLGEPAEMTQLRVRLEQAEAELSVALTRLQAYEDEAAYEEAERLGVAAQVRASGLPEHQQRRLAVAIVREAQNNGVDPMLVIAVIRCESSFNNYAVSHVGAMGLMQVMPDTGTWLADKAGFRLGRKTNLFDAETNVALGTAYLAELIERFGTVEKALVAYNAGPTQAQKILSKKESRTRFMAGYPTKVVKEFRKLKAQQVRELTTLEAPKTAGREG, from the coding sequence ATGAGGGGCTTGACGGTGGCGGTGGCTGCGGCGGCGATGCTCGTGAGTGGTGGGGCTGGTGCCTTCCCGGTGCAGGTACCGGTGGAGCCCCTGGGGGAGCCCGCGGAGATGACGCAGCTTCGCGTCCGGTTGGAGCAGGCGGAGGCGGAGCTGAGCGTGGCGCTCACCCGGCTCCAGGCCTATGAGGATGAGGCCGCCTATGAAGAGGCGGAGCGGCTGGGGGTGGCGGCGCAGGTGAGGGCCTCCGGGCTGCCCGAACATCAGCAGCGCCGCCTGGCGGTGGCCATCGTCCGCGAAGCGCAGAACAACGGCGTGGACCCGATGCTGGTCATCGCCGTCATCCGCTGTGAGAGCTCCTTCAACAACTATGCGGTGTCCCATGTGGGCGCGATGGGCTTGATGCAGGTGATGCCAGACACGGGGACGTGGCTTGCGGACAAGGCCGGCTTCCGGCTGGGTCGGAAGACGAACCTGTTCGACGCGGAAACCAACGTGGCCCTGGGGACGGCCTATCTGGCGGAGCTCATCGAGCGCTTCGGCACCGTGGAGAAGGCCCTGGTCGCCTACAACGCGGGCCCCACCCAGGCGCAGAAGATCCTCTCGAAGAAGGAGTCCCGCACGAGGTTCATGGCGGGCTATCCCACCAAGGTGGTGAAGGAGTTCCGCAAGCTGAAGGCACAGCAGGTGCGGGAGCTCACCACGCTGGAGGCACCCAAGACGGCGGGGCGCGAGGGTTGA
- a CDS encoding STAS domain-containing protein, with translation MAGLEIHREDLAGQVTLRLEGILDGKTALQVQTSLEALRGQPVVLDFTHLREFKDSAVGVLTRSMEHSVTLRGLAAHHERMFRYFGVTTGAASSQPYYTPEDILTL, from the coding sequence ATGGCGGGATTGGAGATCCACCGCGAGGACCTCGCAGGACAGGTCACCTTGCGGCTGGAGGGGATATTGGACGGCAAGACGGCCCTGCAGGTGCAGACGTCGTTGGAAGCCTTGCGGGGTCAACCCGTGGTGCTCGACTTCACCCACCTGCGCGAGTTCAAGGACAGCGCGGTGGGGGTGTTGACGCGGAGCATGGAGCACTCCGTGACGCTGCGCGGCCTGGCCGCCCACCATGAGCGGATGTTCCGCTACTTCGGTGTCACCACCGGCGCGGCGAGCAGTCAGCCGTACTACACCCCGGAGGACATCCTCACCCTCTGA
- a CDS encoding AAA family ATPase — translation MNQPARVLAAAAPSPATAHTTMDRIAAELGRAVQGKEAQARLVTTCVVSGGHLLLEDVPGVGKTTLAEALARSCGLSFARIQFTADLMPADILGAQIFQAQTATFQFRPGPLFRQLVLADELNRAPPRTQSALLEAMAQGQVSLDGTTHALPAPFTVVATQNPVDFSGTYPLPDSQLDRFMVRMSLGHPAPEVEARLLATRGGAPALDAVKTVSSPEEVAQLRALAAEQRLDPAVADYVVRLARATREHGDIERGASTRAVLALGAAARAQSLWEARDFVTPGDVRAVLVPCWAHRVLLRSAVQGVTARDEAAHLLEELVRKVPAPR, via the coding sequence ATGAATCAGCCCGCCCGCGTCCTCGCCGCCGCAGCCCCCTCCCCCGCTACAGCGCACACGACGATGGACCGCATCGCCGCCGAGTTGGGGCGGGCCGTCCAGGGCAAGGAAGCCCAGGCGCGGCTGGTGACGACGTGTGTGGTCTCCGGCGGCCACCTCCTCCTGGAGGACGTGCCGGGTGTCGGCAAGACGACGCTGGCGGAGGCCCTGGCCCGCTCATGCGGGCTGAGCTTCGCGCGCATCCAGTTCACCGCGGACCTGATGCCGGCCGACATCCTGGGCGCCCAGATATTCCAGGCCCAGACGGCCACCTTCCAGTTCCGCCCCGGCCCCCTCTTCCGTCAGCTCGTGCTGGCGGATGAGCTGAACCGCGCTCCGCCCCGCACCCAATCCGCGCTGCTGGAGGCCATGGCCCAGGGCCAGGTGTCGCTGGACGGCACCACCCACGCGCTGCCCGCGCCCTTCACCGTCGTGGCCACGCAGAACCCCGTGGACTTCTCCGGCACCTACCCGCTGCCGGACTCGCAGCTGGACCGCTTCATGGTGCGCATGTCCCTGGGGCACCCCGCCCCCGAGGTGGAGGCCCGGCTCCTGGCCACGCGAGGAGGCGCCCCCGCGCTGGACGCCGTGAAGACGGTGTCGAGCCCCGAGGAGGTGGCCCAGCTGCGCGCGCTCGCGGCGGAGCAGCGGCTGGACCCCGCGGTGGCCGACTATGTGGTGCGGCTGGCCAGGGCCACCCGCGAGCACGGCGACATCGAGCGCGGGGCATCCACGCGCGCGGTGCTGGCCCTGGGGGCGGCGGCTCGGGCCCAGTCGCTGTGGGAGGCGCGCGACTTCGTGACGCCTGGAGATGTGCGGGCGGTGCTGGTGCCCTGTTGGGCCCACCGCGTGCTGCTCCGAAGCGCCGTGCAGGGCGTGACCGCACGCGATGAAGCGGCGCACCTGCTGGAGGAGCTGGTCCGAAAGGTTCCGGCGCCCCGGTGA
- a CDS encoding DUF58 domain-containing protein: protein MKRKQQQRWARLRAWLTPPRTLKVTRIGRTYLVVTFGVGLGALNTGNNLLYLLLGLLLSMVVVSGVLSERCLRDLSVRRVGTDEAFAGEPFAFRWAVSRKQGHAFALTLSEEGAPLAGGGGVGYLPAGVEHVVRANLTATRRGPVRLTGVRVTTTWPLGLFAKTRMLPVDGLLLVYPRRGYACQDPGDAERGPVGEAGNPRRNDGSGDVTGLRELAEGEDARRIHWLKSASVGKLLRVEREREERRTWMLVVEPGLEGDALERRCEEVAALSHRLLGEGHEVGLDTGERRIRSGAGNAQERRILRALAWLGFEGERAEKDEEAA, encoded by the coding sequence GTGAAGCGGAAGCAGCAGCAGCGCTGGGCGCGGCTTCGCGCCTGGCTCACCCCGCCGCGCACCCTGAAGGTGACGCGCATCGGCCGCACCTATCTGGTGGTGACCTTCGGCGTGGGCCTGGGCGCGCTCAACACCGGCAACAACCTGCTCTATCTGCTGCTCGGCCTGCTGCTGAGCATGGTGGTGGTGTCGGGAGTCCTCTCGGAGCGGTGTCTCCGGGACTTGTCCGTGCGGCGCGTGGGCACGGATGAAGCCTTCGCCGGTGAGCCCTTCGCCTTCCGCTGGGCGGTCTCCCGCAAGCAGGGCCACGCCTTCGCCCTCACGCTCTCGGAGGAAGGCGCGCCCCTCGCGGGGGGCGGTGGCGTGGGCTACCTGCCCGCGGGCGTGGAGCACGTCGTGCGGGCCAACCTCACCGCGACCCGGCGAGGCCCCGTGCGCCTGACGGGCGTGCGGGTGACGACGACGTGGCCGCTGGGGTTGTTCGCCAAGACGCGGATGTTGCCCGTGGACGGGCTGCTGCTCGTCTATCCCCGGCGCGGTTACGCCTGTCAGGACCCGGGCGACGCGGAGCGAGGCCCCGTCGGGGAGGCGGGCAATCCCCGCCGCAATGACGGCAGCGGTGACGTGACGGGCTTGAGGGAGCTCGCCGAGGGAGAAGACGCCCGGCGCATCCACTGGCTCAAGAGCGCGTCGGTGGGAAAGCTGCTGCGCGTGGAGCGCGAGCGCGAGGAGCGCCGCACCTGGATGCTGGTGGTGGAGCCGGGCCTCGAGGGCGACGCCTTGGAGCGGCGCTGCGAGGAGGTGGCGGCCCTGTCCCACCGGCTGCTGGGCGAGGGACATGAGGTGGGCCTCGACACGGGCGAGCGGAGGATCCGCTCCGGCGCAGGCAACGCACAGGAGCGGCGCATCCTCCGCGCCCTGGCGTGGCTGGGCTTCGAGGGCGAGCGCGCGGAGAAGGACGAGGAGGCGGCATGA
- a CDS encoding transglutaminase TgpA family protein → MRQGARLRLVLRDLASGCAFASMAVSGQLPLWTLGLYCVGLVAALAGKRLFARRAKLTALLLLGVAAVLVLNVTSGTLNLVVAACAFAGLISAHRLLSAPDPATDGQVHLSGLLMVAGGAALSGELVYGLFLIAFGVLASLSLALGVVEAAVPEGEPLPVRAVMPPLSVGVGFAVAGAMAFFILFPRLNWNMTGPRAAPGLGPATTGFSNTVRLGGTGTIKGNPRVVLRATLNPDPGGDALGAYWIGRTYDIFDGQEWTSAGGVKRMREPLLTLRPGGDNLVHQRVELLPAYGGQTLIALETPSRLGNAVANSTTGSRRAPLQEMYGGEARFAEPGLSYSYEAYSLPPGGSGDSFRRLPSVEQDALLALPEALDPRVSQTAARILNGEREPLAAAQKLAAWLQREFTYTLELSGDHDDPLADFLFERKAGHCEHFATALTLMLRTQGIRARLATGFFGGERVNDAYILRAGDAHAWTHVLVPERGFVTVDATPPAHRPSQGSKWVQQLLALYEALESRWRNSVVDYSFRDQVDVARALVRPPKGSEKAEQRRLPPPRAWGAALVAGLVVYVAWRAVTRLAGRPRPLDATRFVDAVEAVLASAEVSRRTEETLEELDARLAREHHPLTGALSPVTRRYLEARFGGRPLRQGEARQLLRTLEEAVTQHTRLTARASRAS, encoded by the coding sequence ATGAGGCAAGGCGCGCGGCTGCGGCTGGTGCTCAGGGACCTGGCCTCCGGATGCGCCTTCGCGTCCATGGCGGTGTCGGGCCAACTGCCGCTGTGGACGTTGGGCCTCTACTGCGTGGGGCTGGTGGCGGCGCTCGCGGGCAAGCGCCTGTTCGCCCGCCGCGCGAAGCTCACCGCGCTCCTGCTGCTGGGGGTCGCGGCCGTGCTCGTCCTGAACGTCACCTCGGGCACCCTCAACCTGGTGGTGGCGGCGTGTGCCTTCGCGGGGCTCATCTCCGCGCACCGGTTGTTGTCCGCCCCCGACCCGGCCACGGACGGACAGGTGCACCTGTCCGGGCTGCTGATGGTCGCGGGCGGCGCGGCGCTGTCGGGCGAGCTCGTGTACGGCCTGTTCCTCATCGCGTTCGGCGTGCTGGCCAGCCTCTCGCTGGCGCTGGGCGTGGTGGAGGCCGCCGTTCCAGAGGGCGAGCCGCTCCCGGTGCGCGCGGTGATGCCGCCGCTGTCCGTGGGCGTGGGCTTCGCCGTGGCCGGGGCCATGGCCTTCTTCATCCTCTTCCCCCGGCTCAACTGGAACATGACGGGGCCTCGCGCGGCGCCGGGGTTGGGGCCCGCGACCACGGGCTTCTCCAACACCGTGCGCCTGGGTGGTACGGGGACCATCAAGGGCAACCCGCGCGTCGTCCTGCGCGCCACGCTGAACCCGGACCCGGGCGGGGACGCCCTGGGCGCCTACTGGATTGGCCGCACCTACGACATCTTCGACGGACAGGAGTGGACGAGCGCGGGCGGCGTGAAGCGCATGCGCGAGCCGCTGCTGACGCTGCGCCCCGGTGGCGACAACCTGGTCCACCAGCGCGTGGAGCTGTTGCCCGCCTATGGAGGCCAGACGCTCATCGCCCTCGAGACCCCGTCGAGGCTGGGCAACGCGGTGGCCAACAGCACCACCGGCAGCCGCCGCGCGCCCCTTCAAGAGATGTATGGCGGCGAGGCGCGCTTCGCGGAGCCCGGGCTCTCCTATTCCTATGAGGCCTACAGCCTTCCGCCCGGAGGCAGCGGGGACTCGTTCCGGCGGCTGCCCTCGGTGGAGCAGGACGCGCTGCTCGCGCTGCCGGAGGCCTTGGACCCTCGCGTCTCCCAGACCGCGGCGCGCATCCTCAACGGCGAGCGCGAGCCCCTGGCCGCCGCGCAGAAGCTGGCCGCCTGGCTCCAACGCGAGTTCACCTACACGCTGGAGCTGAGCGGAGACCATGACGACCCGCTCGCGGACTTCCTCTTCGAGCGCAAGGCCGGCCACTGCGAGCACTTCGCCACCGCGCTCACGTTGATGCTGCGCACGCAGGGCATCCGCGCGCGGCTGGCCACCGGCTTCTTCGGCGGTGAGCGGGTGAATGACGCGTACATCCTCCGTGCGGGCGACGCCCACGCGTGGACCCACGTGCTGGTGCCCGAGCGCGGCTTCGTCACCGTGGATGCGACGCCTCCGGCGCACCGCCCCAGCCAGGGCTCGAAGTGGGTGCAGCAGCTGCTCGCGCTGTACGAAGCCCTGGAGTCGCGATGGCGCAACTCCGTGGTCGACTACTCCTTCCGAGACCAGGTCGATGTCGCGCGCGCCCTGGTGCGCCCGCCCAAGGGATCCGAGAAGGCCGAGCAGCGCCGCCTGCCTCCCCCCCGCGCCTGGGGCGCCGCGCTGGTGGCCGGCCTGGTCGTCTATGTCGCGTGGAGGGCGGTGACCCGCCTCGCGGGGCGGCCGCGGCCGCTCGACGCCACGCGCTTCGTGGACGCGGTGGAGGCCGTGCTCGCCTCGGCGGAGGTCTCACGCCGCACGGAGGAGACGCTCGAGGAGCTCGATGCGAGGCTCGCGCGAGAGCACCATCCGCTCACCGGCGCGCTCTCCCCTGTCACCCGCCGCTACCTGGAGGCCCGCTTCGGCGGCCGTCCCTTGCGTCAGGGTGAGGCGAGGCAGTTGCTGCGCACGCTCGAGGAAGCCGTCACGCAGCACACGCGGCTGACGGCCCGGGCCTCGCGCGCATCCTGA
- a CDS encoding RNA polymerase factor sigma-32 translates to MQASTEQSSNSGSLAMYLSEINHYNLLTVEEEQALARTFIRGELAAGHRLVTSNLRFVVKVAYEYRSYGIKMSDLIQEGNIGLMKAVQKFDPDKGIRLISYAVWWIRAYIQNYILKSWSLVKLGTTQAQRKLFFSLARTRRELEKFGNGEAVVNVEEIARRLHVKPGEVREMEQRMGGRDLSLDAPMGEDGGNSHVDFVVSAAAPQDDEFADKEEAGLINARVRTALMRLDPRERFIIEQRVMNERPMTLKELGEHFGFSRERARQLEIRAKDKLKAELAALMAEVDPEAASLQQ, encoded by the coding sequence ATGCAGGCGTCCACCGAGCAGTCGTCCAACTCTGGCTCCCTGGCGATGTACCTCTCGGAGATCAACCACTACAACCTCCTCACCGTGGAGGAAGAGCAGGCGCTGGCGCGCACCTTCATCCGAGGAGAGCTGGCCGCGGGCCACCGGCTCGTCACCTCCAACCTTCGCTTCGTCGTGAAGGTCGCCTACGAGTACCGCTCCTACGGCATCAAGATGTCGGACCTCATCCAGGAGGGAAACATCGGCCTGATGAAGGCGGTGCAGAAGTTCGACCCGGACAAGGGCATCCGCCTCATCTCGTACGCGGTCTGGTGGATTCGCGCATACATCCAGAACTACATCCTCAAGAGCTGGTCGCTCGTGAAGCTCGGCACCACGCAAGCGCAGCGAAAGCTGTTCTTCAGCCTGGCGCGCACCCGGCGCGAGCTGGAGAAGTTCGGCAACGGCGAGGCCGTCGTCAACGTGGAGGAGATTGCTCGCCGGCTGCACGTGAAGCCAGGCGAGGTGCGGGAGATGGAGCAGCGCATGGGCGGCCGGGACTTGTCCCTGGACGCGCCCATGGGTGAGGACGGCGGCAACAGCCACGTGGACTTCGTGGTCAGCGCCGCCGCGCCCCAGGACGATGAGTTCGCCGACAAGGAAGAGGCGGGCCTCATCAACGCCCGCGTCCGCACCGCGCTGATGCGCCTGGACCCTCGCGAGCGCTTCATCATCGAGCAGCGGGTCATGAACGAGCGACCCATGACGCTCAAGGAGCTGGGCGAGCATTTCGGGTTCTCCCGGGAACGGGCCCGTCAGCTGGAGATTCGCGCCAAGGACAAGCTGAAGGCGGAGCTGGCGGCGCTGATGGCGGAGGTGGACCCGGAGGCGGCGTCCCTGCAGCAGTAG
- a CDS encoding OPT family oligopeptide transporter, producing MAHGTPPVVDERVPLAQSPESPLYTPFIPPTQSPTEMTLRALLLGSVLGIVFAASSVYLAIKVGLTVSASIPVAVLSIAIFRAMGKSNILENTIVQTTGSAGESLAFGVAAALPALLLLGYDISLTHAFLTAALGGVLGVLMMIPLRQGLIVQEHGKLPYPEGTASADVLIAGQEGGTNARTVIIGFLVGGIYKFAYSGMKLFREVLSTPLKGLKSATLSTEVSPELLGVGYIIGPRVAAITFAGGVLSYLILIPAISFFGSGLDKPLLVHTGTLIRDMSPDQIRNAYVLYIGAGAVATGGLISLIRSLPTIIGAFKRGVESLKASRAHGGVPQMLRTDQDLPITVVLVGSALLVLAIWLAPPLQVNFMSALLIIVFGFFFVTVSARITGEIGSSSNPISGMVVATLLVTCLVYLLMGWTSSEDRFMALTTAAIVGIAASNGGTTAQDLKTAFIVGGTPKRQQIALFVGVLTSAMFIGLVLVTLNRGATVTIPEPHPGVTVTEMTQETRTQYTFPWAVSADALASRGLDEAALRKAAWAQGYDLASNGGAMELRSWRQVSAQDVGAVTLSPTGGSQVKVADLGGVTQGPERTFKEGFVRGADTPVPAGKYLVDDAGSIQYVVDPGIGGRISTYEGQALTRYAAPKAQLFSLIIDGILTQRLPWDLVLLGVFIALMLELCGVSSLPFAVGVYLPISSSAPLFVGGMVRYFVDRVRGGESDFSPGTLLSSGYIAGGSIAGVLIAFLEIVTDGAGSRAINLPALLGHEGVIGGFLNTVGESELAHPVWSNIWGLLFFAGITLFLLRSALKGQSAAPSTPHGK from the coding sequence TTGGCCCACGGTACCCCGCCGGTCGTCGACGAGCGTGTCCCGCTCGCGCAATCGCCCGAGTCCCCTCTGTACACACCGTTCATTCCCCCGACCCAGTCTCCCACGGAGATGACCCTCCGGGCCCTGTTGTTGGGCTCCGTGCTGGGCATCGTGTTCGCGGCGTCGTCCGTGTACCTGGCCATCAAGGTGGGCCTCACGGTGTCCGCGTCCATCCCGGTGGCGGTGCTCTCCATCGCCATCTTCCGGGCGATGGGCAAGTCCAACATCCTGGAGAACACCATCGTCCAGACGACGGGCTCGGCGGGTGAGTCGCTGGCCTTCGGTGTGGCGGCCGCGCTCCCGGCGCTGCTGCTGCTGGGCTACGACATCAGCCTGACGCACGCGTTCCTCACGGCCGCGCTGGGCGGCGTGCTGGGCGTGCTGATGATGATTCCGCTGCGCCAGGGCCTCATCGTCCAGGAGCACGGCAAGCTCCCCTACCCCGAAGGCACCGCCAGCGCGGACGTGCTCATCGCGGGCCAGGAGGGCGGCACCAACGCGCGCACCGTCATCATCGGCTTCCTGGTGGGCGGCATCTACAAGTTCGCCTACTCCGGCATGAAGCTGTTCCGCGAGGTGCTGAGCACGCCGCTCAAGGGCCTCAAGAGCGCCACCCTGTCGACCGAGGTGAGCCCGGAGCTGCTCGGCGTGGGCTACATCATCGGCCCGCGCGTGGCCGCCATCACCTTCGCCGGGGGTGTGCTGAGCTACCTCATCCTCATCCCCGCCATCTCCTTCTTCGGCAGCGGGCTGGACAAGCCGCTCCTGGTCCACACCGGGACGCTCATCCGGGACATGTCGCCGGACCAGATTCGCAACGCCTACGTGCTGTACATCGGCGCGGGCGCGGTGGCGACGGGCGGCCTCATCAGCCTGATCCGCTCGCTACCCACCATCATCGGCGCCTTCAAGCGGGGCGTGGAGTCGCTCAAGGCCTCGCGCGCGCACGGCGGTGTTCCGCAGATGCTACGCACCGACCAGGACCTCCCCATCACCGTGGTGCTGGTGGGCAGCGCGCTGCTGGTGCTGGCCATCTGGCTGGCCCCGCCGCTGCAGGTCAACTTCATGTCGGCCCTGCTCATCATCGTCTTCGGCTTCTTCTTCGTGACGGTGAGCGCGCGCATCACGGGTGAGATTGGCAGTTCCTCCAACCCCATCTCCGGCATGGTGGTGGCGACGCTGCTGGTCACCTGCCTCGTGTACCTGCTGATGGGCTGGACGAGCTCCGAGGACCGCTTCATGGCCCTCACCACGGCGGCCATCGTCGGCATCGCCGCGTCCAACGGTGGCACCACCGCTCAGGACCTGAAGACCGCCTTCATCGTCGGCGGTACTCCCAAGCGCCAGCAGATCGCCCTCTTCGTGGGCGTGCTCACCAGCGCCATGTTCATCGGCCTGGTGCTGGTGACGCTCAACCGTGGCGCCACCGTGACGATTCCGGAGCCGCACCCCGGCGTGACGGTGACGGAGATGACGCAGGAGACGCGCACCCAGTACACCTTCCCGTGGGCGGTGTCCGCGGACGCGCTGGCTTCTCGCGGCCTGGACGAAGCGGCGCTGCGCAAGGCAGCGTGGGCCCAGGGTTATGACCTGGCCTCGAACGGCGGCGCGATGGAGCTGCGCAGCTGGCGGCAGGTGAGCGCGCAGGACGTGGGCGCGGTGACGTTGAGCCCCACGGGCGGCTCGCAGGTGAAGGTCGCGGACCTGGGCGGCGTGACGCAGGGCCCGGAGCGCACCTTCAAGGAAGGCTTCGTGCGCGGCGCGGACACCCCGGTGCCCGCGGGCAAGTACCTGGTCGATGACGCGGGCAGCATCCAGTACGTCGTGGACCCGGGCATCGGCGGCCGCATCAGCACCTACGAGGGCCAGGCGCTCACGCGCTACGCGGCGCCCAAGGCGCAGCTCTTCTCGCTCATCATCGACGGCATCCTCACGCAGCGGCTGCCCTGGGACCTGGTGCTCCTGGGCGTGTTCATCGCGCTGATGCTGGAGCTGTGCGGCGTGTCCTCGCTGCCCTTCGCGGTGGGCGTGTACCTGCCCATCAGCAGCAGCGCGCCGCTCTTCGTGGGCGGCATGGTGCGCTACTTCGTCGACCGCGTGCGCGGCGGCGAGTCCGACTTCTCGCCGGGCACCCTGCTGTCCTCCGGCTACATCGCCGGCGGCTCCATCGCGGGCGTGCTCATCGCCTTCCTCGAAATCGTCACGGACGGCGCCGGCTCTCGCGCCATCAACCTGCCGGCGCTGCTGGGTCACGAGGGAGTCATCGGCGGCTTCTTGAACACGGTGGGCGAGAGCGAGCTGGCGCACCCGGTCTGGTCCAACATCTGGGGTCTGCTCTTCTTCGCGGGCATCACCCTGTTCCTGCTGCGCTCCGCGCTCAAGGGACAGAGCGCCGCGCCGTCGACGCCCCACGGGAAGTAA
- a CDS encoding HEAT repeat domain-containing protein — MAQPQKTQDASTEAEQSPEVREKVEMARTFAFHLLKGIKQIGMYRHNEARFPEFLGKALESIAQFTEKFGPLSLKVEQQNLMLHGETLFSEDTPLPYKFYRDGIRQLIFRTGLTVEELVTLTLIALSEPERGADDVLAQLWRAGMEHVEYVVVEGFSMDNASEEEVQVEVDKVVGYLYSRLQTNSDDYLRFARVSAEDLDSKLEGVEQIRGLVVSGRHASDELKAKLQREVMEEEGSRLFPKLVSAVFQVVEGGVEDGTLLEEIFVQLLDMLLLQDDFGTVNQIVLKLRALSQKEAGASLSKLLDSFLHRMGEEQRLMRLGESLKGARPKHPADVTRYLQALSRDSIIPLLTVLETLEIPENRALLCDVLATFARDMPEPFVARLTSERPQTVRDMVYVLEKSNHPERIKMFGQVLKSPNLVVKLEVLGIIGRGRTGEARRLVTEALTDTVSQVRMLAARLLPEFDRDKAFSDLMRIVREPGFEKRTPDERAAFYTAVGATGTPGALSHMQQLLTVKPSLLNRKRVLDDKLLAVAGLAGACSIQSYKMLQVLIEDRTQPVDLLTAARKAMYQTRKTLFGDSALPEEA; from the coding sequence ATGGCCCAGCCCCAAAAGACCCAGGATGCGAGCACGGAGGCGGAGCAGTCTCCGGAGGTCCGCGAGAAGGTGGAGATGGCGCGCACGTTCGCCTTCCATCTGCTCAAGGGCATCAAGCAGATTGGCATGTACCGCCACAACGAAGCGCGCTTCCCGGAGTTCCTCGGCAAGGCCCTGGAGTCCATCGCCCAGTTCACGGAGAAGTTCGGCCCCCTGTCGCTGAAGGTGGAGCAGCAGAACCTGATGCTCCACGGCGAGACGCTCTTCTCCGAGGACACGCCGCTCCCCTACAAGTTCTACCGCGACGGCATCCGCCAGCTCATCTTCCGCACCGGCCTCACGGTGGAGGAACTGGTGACCTTGACGCTCATCGCCCTGTCGGAGCCCGAGCGCGGCGCCGACGACGTGCTGGCCCAGTTGTGGCGCGCGGGCATGGAGCACGTCGAGTACGTCGTGGTGGAAGGCTTCTCGATGGACAACGCCAGCGAGGAGGAGGTGCAGGTCGAGGTCGACAAGGTGGTCGGCTATCTCTACTCGCGGCTGCAGACGAACTCGGATGACTACCTGCGCTTCGCGCGTGTGTCCGCGGAGGACCTGGACTCGAAGCTGGAAGGCGTGGAGCAGATTCGCGGCCTCGTCGTCTCCGGGCGCCACGCCTCGGATGAGCTGAAGGCGAAGCTCCAGCGCGAGGTGATGGAGGAGGAAGGCTCTCGGCTGTTCCCCAAGCTGGTGAGCGCCGTCTTCCAGGTGGTGGAAGGTGGCGTGGAGGACGGCACGCTGCTCGAGGAGATCTTCGTGCAGCTCCTGGACATGCTCCTGCTCCAGGACGACTTCGGCACCGTCAACCAGATTGTCCTGAAGCTGCGCGCGCTCTCCCAGAAGGAGGCAGGTGCGTCGCTCTCCAAGCTGCTCGACTCCTTCCTCCACAGGATGGGCGAGGAGCAGCGACTGATGCGCCTGGGCGAATCGCTCAAGGGGGCTCGGCCCAAGCACCCCGCGGACGTGACGCGCTATCTCCAGGCTCTGAGCCGGGACTCCATCATCCCGCTGCTCACCGTGCTGGAGACGCTCGAGATTCCCGAGAACCGCGCGCTCTTGTGCGACGTGCTGGCCACCTTCGCGCGAGACATGCCGGAGCCCTTCGTGGCGAGGCTGACGTCGGAGCGTCCACAGACAGTGCGCGACATGGTGTACGTGCTCGAGAAGAGCAACCACCCCGAGCGCATCAAGATGTTCGGCCAGGTGCTCAAGAGCCCCAACCTCGTCGTGAAGCTGGAGGTGCTGGGCATCATCGGCCGCGGGCGTACGGGCGAAGCGCGCCGGCTCGTCACCGAGGCCCTGACGGATACCGTCTCCCAGGTGCGCATGCTGGCGGCTCGGCTGCTGCCGGAGTTCGACCGGGACAAGGCCTTCTCGGACCTGATGCGAATCGTCCGCGAGCCGGGCTTCGAGAAGCGCACGCCCGATGAGCGCGCGGCGTTCTACACGGCGGTGGGCGCCACCGGGACTCCCGGGGCGCTCTCACACATGCAGCAACTGCTGACGGTGAAGCCGTCCCTGCTCAACCGGAAGCGGGTGCTGGATGACAAGCTGCTGGCCGTCGCGGGCCTGGCCGGCGCGTGCTCCATCCAGAGCTACAAGATGTTGCAGGTCCTCATCGAGGACCGCACCCAGCCAGTGGACCTGCTCACCGCGGCGCGCAAGGCGATGTACCAGACGCGCAAGACGCTGTTCGGCGATTCGGCGCTCCCCGAGGAGGCGTAG